TTGTTATCGCCGAAGACTTACAGCACGCCAATTCGATTGCTCAATTCCTAAATCGCAAATACCGGATTGTGACGCTTGAAGGAGACGTGGTGAACCCTGGTGGTTCGATGTCAGGCGGAGCTCAGAAAAAGTCGGGACAGTCGCTTTTTACTCGGGAAAAAGAGCTGTTGGAACTAAGAGATAATATTCACGAATTTCAATCCAAAACTGAACAAGTGGAACAAAAAGTTAAACATTTAAAGAATGAGACCACGAACCAGCAGCAAGAAATAGAGCGAGTCAGCCAGGAAGTAGCAGAACTTAAAAATGAAGAATATGAGAAACAGTCTGATAAGCGTGAACAGCAAGTGAAAATGGATCATTTAAATAGTCAGCTTCAGCTGTTTGATCAGGATCAGGCTCAGTTTGATCAAGACAGGCATCAGGCTGATAATCAAATGAGTGAGCTTGATAAAGATCTAAAAGCATTAACGCAGAAACTGGAGAATATTCAAAAAGAAATTGATGATTTAACAGCTGCAAAAGACCGGCAAAAAGTGGACGAAGCTAATTTACAGAGCCGACGACAAGAGCTCCAGATTCAACTGGCTGAGCAGGAATCATCTGTCCAGAATCAACAGGAAAAAGCTGACCGGTACAACCAGGAACTAGCTTCCGTTAAAGCCGAACTGAAAGAAAACCGAGAGGAACATAAACGTTTAATGGAAGTTTTTGATTCTAACCAGACGGAAGAAGAAGTCCTGGCTTCCATTGAGGAAACAAAACAGAGAAAGGAAGCTACTTCTTCACTCATTCAGGATAGAAGAAAAGAGAGAAATGAGCATGGACAGGAAATTCAGAGGGCTGAACAATTGTTGAAGGAACAAAAAAGACGTCAGCAAAACTTCACCCAGGATATTCAGCAAAAAGAAGTAAAAGCAAACCGGCTGGATGTAGAACTTGAAAATCTGTTGAATTATCTCCAGGAGGAATACGTTATAACATTCGAAAAAGCTAAGAATGACTACCCTCCTGTAGAGGATGTTGATCAGGCATCCACAGATGTCAAGCTGATCAAAAGATCAATTGAAGAACTTGGCACCGTCAATCTTGGAGCAATTGAAGAGTATGATCGTATTTTGGAAAGGTATGAATTTCTAAAGGGACAGCAGGAGGACTTGCTGGAAGCTAAACAGACTCTTCATAGTGTTATCGGTGAAATGGACGGAGAAATGCAGCGGCGTTTTGAAGATACTTTCACAAAGATTCGTGCAGAATTTGAAGAAGTTTTCCGGGAATTGTTTGGAGGGGGACGTGCGGATCTTAAATTAACAGATCCTGAAAATATGCTCGAAACGGGTGTGGATATCGTTGCCCAACCTCCTGGGAAAAAGCTTCAGAATTTAAGTTTGCTTTCTGGTGGAGAGCGTGCCCTTACTGCCATAGCTCTTTTATTTTCCATCTTGCGTGTACGTCCTGTACCATTCTGTGTACTCGATGAAGTAGAAGCGGCATTAGATGAAGCCAACGTAGATCGATTTGCTCGCTTCTTAAAAGAGTTCAGCGCAGATACACAGTTCATCGTTATTACACACCGCAAAGGTACTATGGAAGAATCAGACGTTTTATACGGAGTTACGATGCAGGAATCAGGGGTTTCAAAACTAGTATCTGTCCGACTGGAAGAAACACCTGAATTACTAGAAGCGTAGAAAGGATGAGTTGATGAGTTTTTTTAAGAAATTGAAAGATCGATTTGTAAAAGGGGAAGAAGAACAGCAGGAAAGTACTTCCCAGAACGAACCCAAAAATGAATCACTTGAAGAAGCTGATTCATTTAACCCTTACACTGGAGAAGCCTATAAAGGCGGAGAGGTAGTTTACTCGAAAGCAGAAGAGGAGGAAAGACTGCGAAAGGAATCCTTGGAGTCTGAAGGGAAATCCCTGGAGGGAGAAACAGAGACTTACGAGGATAAACTTGATCGACTTTCCGTACCTGCAGAACCTATGGATGACGTCTCTGTAGCCTCCAAGTTTAAAAAAGGACTAGAGAAAACCAGGACCTCATTCTCTACTAAGATTAATGATTTAGTAGCCAAATACCGTACCGTAGATGAAGATTTCTTCGAGGAATTAGAAGAAATCCTGATCTCAGCCGATGTTGGGGTCAACACGGTTATGGAAATGATTGATGAACTGGAAATGGAAGTCAAACGAAGAAATATTAAAGATACAAGCCAGGTAAAAGAAGTTATTTCTGAAAAACTGGTAGAAATCTATTACGGAAACGATGAGGCTGAAGAGGTAGAAGGTTTGAATGAAAATCCGGATGGCCCTACTGTTTACTTATTTGTCGGGGTGAATGGTGTGGGCAAGACGACTACCATCGGTAAGCTCGCTCACCGCCTGAAATCTGAAGGCAAGAAAGTAACCCTTGCTGCAGGTGATACCTTTCGAGCAGGTGCTATTGAGCAATTGGACGCCTGGGGAGAGCGGGCAGGAGTCAATGTAATTAAGCACAGTGCAGGCAGTGATCCTGCTGCCGTCATTTATGATGGGATCCAATCGGCTAAGTCCCGAAATGCTGATGTGTTAATATGTGATACGGCTGGGCGCCTTCAAAATAAAGTAAACCTGATGAACGAACTATCAAAAGTT
The Halobacillus halophilus DSM 2266 DNA segment above includes these coding regions:
- the ftsY gene encoding signal recognition particle-docking protein FtsY; the protein is MSFFKKLKDRFVKGEEEQQESTSQNEPKNESLEEADSFNPYTGEAYKGGEVVYSKAEEEERLRKESLESEGKSLEGETETYEDKLDRLSVPAEPMDDVSVASKFKKGLEKTRTSFSTKINDLVAKYRTVDEDFFEELEEILISADVGVNTVMEMIDELEMEVKRRNIKDTSQVKEVISEKLVEIYYGNDEAEEVEGLNENPDGPTVYLFVGVNGVGKTTTIGKLAHRLKSEGKKVTLAAGDTFRAGAIEQLDAWGERAGVNVIKHSAGSDPAAVIYDGIQSAKSRNADVLICDTAGRLQNKVNLMNELSKVKRVIEREIPNAPHEVLLVLDATTGQNAMSQAKTFSEATDVSGIVLTKLDGTAKGGIVLAIRKELSIPVKLVGLGEKVTDLEPFDAQAFVYGLFADMVEEFDEEEGENQA